In Thermococcus gorgonarius, the genomic window ATGTGGCCCTTCTGGTAGTAGCGCTCCGCTCCACCCTTCATCATTGCTCCTAATGAGCCCATTCCGCGGTACTGCTTATAGCGCCTGCCGTTGATTACGACCTCCTTACCGGGGGCTTCCTTGGTCCCCGCCAAGAGCGAGCCGAGCATTACCGCGTCGGCTCCAGCCGCTATCGCCTTAACTATATCCCCGGAGTAGCGGATCCCACCGTCGGCTATGACATGGAGGCTGTACTCCTGCGCTCTGTCGGCTACGAGCGCTATTGCGGTAACCTGTGGAACACCAACGCCGGCCACAACCCTTGTCGTGCAGATGCTCCCGGGGCCGATTCCGACCTTTACAGCATCCGCAAAGGTGAGGTCGTCAACCGCCTTTGGATTGGCTATGTTTCCGACTATTAAATCGGCATCGACGGCTTTCCTTATCTCTTTCATGGCCTTTATCGCCTTGAGGTTGTGGGCGTGGGCCGTATCAACGACTATGACGTCAGCTCCGGCCCTGTCGAGAGCCTTAGCCCTCTCAAGGTCAAAAGGCCCGACCGCAGCGGCAACTATCAGATCCCCGTTCTCATCTCTAACAGCGTTCTTGTACTTTCTGCGCTTCGCCAGGTCGCTCATCGTGATTATTCCCACGAGTTTGCCGTTCTCGTCAACCACTGGTAGCCTGTCTATCCCCTGCTCAAACATCAGCTGAAGGGCCTCCTCAGCCGTCACGCTCTCGGGAACGGTTATTGGCTCGCCGGTCATAACCTCCCTAACGAGTTTCCCCTGCTTTACCGCTATGTCCTTCTTGCTTATAACCCCTACAACCCTCCCGTCCTCAACTACTGGCAGACCGTCTATATCGTTCTTCTCCATCAGGAACAGTGCGTAGTCAACGGTCTCCTCTGGAGAAATAGATATGACATCCTCGACAATGAAGCGCTCGGCTCGCTTTACTTTTTTTACCTGCTCAACCTGCTCCTGAATGCTCATGTTCCTGTGAATTACGCCGAGGCCTCCTTCTCTGGCCATCGCGACGGCCATCTCCCACTCTGTCACTGTGTCCATCGCCGCGCTGAGAATAGGGATGTTCAACCTTATTCTGGGGGTAATCTTCGTCGAGACGTCAACATCCTTTGGCTCGACTTCGGTGGCCTGCGGTATGAGAAGAACGTCGTCGAAGGTGTAGGCCCTGAGAGCATTAACAAGTTTCTGTTCAAATTTTCCCATATTACCCTACCTCCATGACCCTTTTTGACTCGAAAATGGCAAGGGTTTTTAAGGGTTGTGGCGATAAACGAGGGAGCTTACGTTACTGAAGCGGTTGTCCAGAGCCCCTAACAAGACCCAAGCTTCCAAGAAAGAGATCAAAAATGACCGTGGAAAAAGGCTCTTCAACTTCCTCTGGCTTCGGCCCGGAGGATCAAGAAGAGGAGAATCATGAAGATAGTGATATAGTAGCTCACTCTGAAGGGCAGGACACCGACGAGGCCGAGGGTGTAAGCGGCCGTTAAAATAAGGACGAGAAAGAGGAGCACCCGATAAGCCGTTTTACGCTCCATAGACATCACCACGGGCTCGGGAGCGGCCAAGCTCATCACTCTTCAGCTCAGGATTCCTCCTCATAGCCCCTGTATATCTCGAGACTTCTCCTGGCCCGGGCCCTGGGAATGTGGTGGCCCATTATGGCCACTATTTTATCGGCCTTGGCCTTTCCGTGGTGGAGCATTTTGTTCTCCGTCTTGATCTTCTCGATTTTGAACGTGTAGCCGCCGACCTCGACGACCTCGCCAACGGCGAACTCCTCGTTCCTTGGAACCTTGACGCGGAAGGCCTGAGTTATGCCCTTCGGGAGGTAGATGGACACCTTGATGACCTTTGGATAGGTCAGGCTCTCGCCCCAGAGAGTCTTGACTTCCTCCACCCTAGCCCGATTGACGCGCTTGTTCTCGTCCAGCTCTATACCTGTAATCCGAACCTCATCGTCTTCGGTCTCCACGATGTCTCCCACTTTGATTTCCTCGTCCTCCGGAAGCTCCGCGAAGGTTTTGAAGCTGACCTCATGCTTGCTGACCACGAGGGGGACCTTAATCAGCCTGGGAAGCGTAACGTGCCAGACGTTGCCGCAGTCGTTACATCTCAGCGTTAGCTCCCTTCCCCTCTCCCTTATCACCTCAACGTTCTCGCTACCGCACTCGGGACAGACAAATATCTCCTCCATTTTCCTCACCTGTGGGAGAAAAGGAAAGGAGTTTATAAAGGTGCCCTATACCGGGGCCGGCCTGAATTTGCCGAATCCCAAATGGCAACGGGATTGGCAACTCAGAGCTGGCTTCCCTCCTCGGGGTTCTTGATCTTCAACAGCGGGCAGACCTCCATGCACTCCCTGCAGTGAACGCAGGAATCCCAGTCAACCACTATCTTCTTGCTCTTCTCGTCTATGCTCAGCGCGTTTTCAGGGCATTTTCCAACGCAGACGCCACAGCCAACGCACTCGTAGGCGCGTTTGACGAGGTAATAGGCGCTCCACGCTTCTTCCTCGTTCGGCGCTCTGGCTTTCCTCGTCCCGGTCAGGAACTCAACCTCTCCAGCTTTAACGATGTCCCCCTCAACGGTAACCTCGCCGAGGATCGGGGCGACCTCAAGAAGGCGCTTTTTGTTCAATACCGTGTTGAACTCCAGCTCGTAGCCATCTGGCGTTTCCCTTATCTCAACCCTCACCGGCTCCCAGGAGCGCTCCTCAGGAATTTCAACGCCGAGCTTCCTCGCTATTGACTTCTCACCTTTGCTTAACTTCTTCCAGCGCCAGAAGCCGTAGGTAATCCACTCCTCTGGAAGGTTAAGGCGTTTCCTCCAGTAGTCCAGGGCTTTGAACCACTTCTCCCAGAGTTCGGGCTTTTCCCTCTTGAGCCTCTCGAACTCGGCCAAAGAAGCGCTCGGGCAGAGGAAACAGCCTATCCTGTCAAAGCCCCTCTCGTAGAGCGGGTTGTATGGGAGCTTCCTGCTGAAGATGTAGAGCCAGACCTCTATCGCTCTCCAGTGGAATATCGGCGATGCCCCAATCTCGTTGGGCACCCACTCGTTCCTCCACACGCGGGGCTGCTTAAACCTCTTTATGCTCTCGTACTTCCTCTGGCCGACGAACATGAGGACGCCTTTGGGGTAGTTCTCCTTTATAGCTAAAGTTATCGGGCCGAGCTTAGTAACCTTGCAGCACCAGCGGTAGTCCCTTCCGGGCGGTGAGAAAACGTAGAGGGACCTCCAGAAGGCGTCGCCAGCGTCGGCAACTATGAACCTTATTCCCCTCGGCTCAAGCTCCTTCCTAAGCCTCTCCACATACTCCACCGTCTCGGGGAACTCTATGCCAGTGTTGTTGAAGAAGACTGTAAAGTCTCCTCCGAACTCCTCCAAGGCCAATCCAAGAACGGCTAGGCTGTCCTTTCCACCGGAGAAGGCAACCGCCACAGGGAGGTCGGAGTACTTGCTCGCAACGCGCCTCATGAACTCCCTGCTCTTCACGACCTTCTCTTCCAGCGCTATGCTGTTTGCCCTCAGGACGTCCTCCATTGTGGCCTTTCTGCCCTCGCGGTACATAACCATTTTCTGCCTCTTCGGCTTAACACCTGTTCCCCTCTCGCCCCTGATTAAAGCCTCGTAGTCCTTCTTCGCTATTCCTGTGGCAAAGACCTTGCCGTCCTCTGAGACGAGGATTACTTCATCGTTTACCCTTATGCTTGGGTCAGCTTCAAGGACACCCACAGCCAAAAGGTTCGCGCCCCTCTTTATCGGCTCCACTGCGCCTTTATCGACGATCACCCACTTCTTCATTTTCTTTCCGTAGAGCTTCCAGAGTGCTATTGCACCTTCAACCTTTAGGCCAGCCCTCCACCTGAGCTCGATTGGGTCGAACTTCACGTAGCCAAAGATGTAGCCGTCGACTATGATCTCGTAGGCATCGTCCTCGCTCGGAAGCTTGTTGAGGAGGACAATCTTTCCGTCGAGGACTTTGCTTACATCAACTCCAAAGTGCTCCCTAAAGACCGAGCTGATGAACTCGATGTCCTTTTCAAAAGCAAAACGCAGGTCGCCCGGTGGAGTTATGTCAAGTCTAAAAACCCCCTCTTCTCCATGAACGGCACAGGCATCGCCGATGAGCGGGACGTTGCACTTCTCGCACCAGTTTATGTAAGCCTTACCGAGGAATACGGGCCTTCCCATTTCTCTCACCTGGGACGAGAAGGGGATGGGGGTTTATAAGGTAATAGGACGACCGGAGTTTTCTCCTTCCGGTATTGTCCAACTTTTTCCGAGGGAACGTTTATAAGGAAAAATATTAAAAGAGACATGAAAATTTCCTGGTGGTGATGGTAATGGGCTTCGCCGCTGTTGCACTCCTGATACTGGGCGGCTTTCTTTTGCTGCTGCTGGTGCTTGGAGTGAAGGTCATAAGGCCGTACCAGAGGGGCCTCGTGGAGAGGCTCGGAAAGTTCAACAGGATACTCGATCCGGGAGTCCACTTCATAATCCCATTCATGGAGCGCGTTAAGAAGGTTGACATGCGCGAGCACGTCATCGACGTGCCACCTCAGGAGGTCATCTGCAAGGACAACGTCGTTGTCACAGTCGATGCCGTCGTCTACTACCAGATCCTCGACCCCGTTAAGGCCGTTTACAACGTGAGCAACTTCCTGATGGCGATAATCAAGCTCGCCCAGACGAACCTCCGTGCCATAATCGGTGAGATGGAGCTCGACGAGACCCTCTCCGGGAGGGACATAATCAACGCCCGCCTTAGGGAAGAGCTCGACAAGATAACCGACCGCTGGGGCGTCAAGATAACCCGCGTCGAGATACAGCGCATAGACCCGCCGAAGGACATCCAGGAGGCGATGGCCAAGCAGATGACGGCTGAGAGGGAGAAGAGGGCCATGATCCTCCTCGCGGAGGGTAAGAAGGAAGCGGCCATCAGAGAAGCTGAAGGTCAGAAGCAGGCGGCCATCTTAAAGGCCGAGGGTGAGAAGCAGAGGCAGATACTCATCGCGGAAGGTCAGGCCCAGGCAATAAGAAAAGTCCTCGAGGCGCTCAAGATGGCAGACGAGAAGTATCTCACACTCCAGTACATCGAGAAGCTTCCGGATCTGGCCAAGTACGGCAACCTCATAGTTCCCTACGATACCGAGTCACTGATAGGCCTCCTCAGGATACTCCAGAAGGTCAAGGAGACCCCGATACCTCCTGCACCGCCCAGCAACAAGGAAGAACCCCAGGGGACCGAGGGTGATATGGGTTCTGAAGACGTTGAGAATCTCAAAAAGCTGATGGAGTGAGGGTTATGGAAGCCCTCCCCATTTTTCTCCTCATCCTGGGCCTCCTCATAATCATCCTGGACATGATGGTCACGGCCTTCATAACGCCCATCGGCGTGGCCTTCGCGACCCTGGGCCTTTTCCTAGGTTTCGGCATGAACTTCATGGAGAGCTTCGTCCTGGCCCTGATAGCCGCGGTGATGGCTTACATAGCGGTCGGCAGGTACATCAGGAGGGACGTTGAGGACATCGGCGAGAGGGAGAGGAAGTACACCTTCGACCCCGTCGGGAAGGTCGGGAAGGTCGTTAAAGTCGGGGAGGATCACTACCTCGTGGAGCTCGAAGGGGACAGGTGGATAGCCATCAGCGAGGATGACCTCAAGCCCGGTGATAAAGTGGAGGTCACTGGGGTGGACGGTGTCAAGCTGATCGTGAGGAAAGCTAAGCAGTAAAGTTTTAACCCCCCTTTTTCACTTCCTCCGGTGATCGAATGCATCCTGGAGGGTTTCTTGAAATAATCACCGGCCCGATGTTCGCCGGAAAAACCACAGAACTCATAAAGAGGGTCGAAAGGCAGGCCTTCGCCAAGAGGAAGGTCGCGCTCTTCAAGCCGGCAATAGATACCCGCTATTCTGCCGAAGAGGTTGTTGCCCACAACGGGCTGAGCTACGGGGCCTACGTCGTGCCAACGAACGAAGAAGGAGTGGAGCTAATAAGGGAGATAACCCTTAAGGAGGGCCTTGAGGTCATAGGGATCGACGAGGTGCAGTTCTTTCCGATGAAGATAGTAGAGGTTCTCAACGGTCTGGCAGATGAAGGGGTCTACGTCATAGCCAGTGGATTAAACCTCGACTTCAAGGGCGACCCGTTCCCAGTCACCAAGGAGCTCCTTGTGAGGGCCGACAACATAGTATACCTTACCGCCGTCTGCACGGTCTGCGGAAGACCGGCAACGAGGAGCCAGAGGCTCATTGACGGAAAGCCCGCCCCAAGGAACTCGCCGGTCATACAGGTTGGGGGGAGGGAGAGCTATGAGGCGAGATGCAGGGAACACCACATCGTCCCCGAAGGGTAAGCTGGTCGAGGTAGTCCGCTGCAGGGGGCACGAGAACGTAAAAGCAACTCACCGCTCGACCCTGGAGTTCACGAAGGAGAACTACCTAACGCCAAGGGGGGACTGCATAATCTGTATCTCAGCGGACAAAGGAATAAACGACCTGAGCGAGGAGTTCAGGGCTGCCCTTAAAGAGGGGAGAAAGCTCCTGATCAGGATAAAGGTCGGAGGCCTCGTGGACGAAATAACGGCCGAGGGCAGTCCGAACTTGATACTCGACCACCCCCACTCCATGGTCGTGAGGAAGAGTGACTACATAGACGCGAGGACGCTGGCGATAAGGGCCAACAAGGCAGCGAAAGACATAGACAGAAAGATAATAGAGAAGCTCAGAAATCCCCAGACAGAGGCACTCGTGGAACTAATAATTATCGATTCTGACCCGTGAAGGGGACTCCACGTGAAGCCGCTCCTCTTTTTGGTTCATGCCCGCGCAAGTGGGCATTCCAGTACAGATCTGTTCGCTTTTTGCCTAATAGTAACTCGTCATAAAACGAAAAGCATTAAAAAGCCTGCGAGAATCATCAGGATGGGTGAGAGAAATGGCGAGAGTTGAGATTATAGACACCACATTCAGGGACGCTCATCAGTCGCTCATAGCGACGCGCCTGCAGACGGAGGACATGTTAGCCATAGCTGAGAAGATGGACAGAATCGGATTCTACTCAATGGAGGTCTGGGGAGGGGCTACTTTCGATGTCTGCATCCGCTACCTCAACGAGGATCCCTGGGAGAGGCTTAGGCTGTTGAGGGAGAGCATAAAGAAGACCAAGCTCCAGATGCTCCTCCGCGGTCAGAACGTTGTCGGCTATAAGCACTACCCCGACGACGTGGTCGAAAAGTTCGTGGAGCTGGCCCATAAAAACGGGATAGACATATTCAGGGTTTTTGATGCCCTCAACGACGTCAGGAACATGGAGGTAGCGATAAGGAAGGCCAAGGAAGTGGGAGCGGAGGTTCAGGGTGCAATAGCCTACACGACAGGGAAGGTTTTCACGCTCGAGTACTACATGAAGAAGGTTGAAGAGCTGCTAAAGCTCGATGTCGATGTCATAACCATAAAGGACATGGCTGGCCTTCTGACGCCCTGGAAGGCCTACGAGCTTGTCAGCGAGATAAAGGAGACCTACGGCGTTCCGGTCAACGTCCACACCCACTCCACGACTGGAATGGCGGTTGCGACTTACATGAAAGCCGTCGAAGCTGGAGCGGATTACATAGACACAGCCATAAGCCCGCTCGCCTTTGGAACGGCCCAGCCGGGCATACAAACGGTATGGCACGCCCTTCCTGAGGCCGTTGGCTCTCACCTCGACCGCGAGCTCATCCACGAGGTCTCGCGCTACCTCAAAAAGCTCCTGGACGAGAAGTACTCTGGATTACTCCACAAAGAGGCCCTCATGGTCAACCCCTACGTTCTCAAGTACCAGGTTCCCGGTGGGATGTACTCCAACCTGATAAGCCAGTTAAGGGAGATGAAGGCCCTAGACAGGCTCCAGGAGGTTTTGGAGGAGATACCGCGCGTAAGGGAAGACCTCGGCTGGCCGCCGCTGGTCACTCCAACAAGCCAGATTGTGGGCACCCAGGCGGTTCTCAACGTCCTTTTCGGCAGATACGAGCGCATAACGGAAGAAGTCAGGAACTACATCAAGGGCCTCTACGGCAGGTCGCCAGCGGAGGTAAATCCAGAGCTGAGGAAGCGCGTCCTCGGCGACGAAGAGCCGATAACAGTTAGACCCGGTGAGCTCCTTGAACCCATGCTGGAGAAGTGCAGGGAAGAGCTTGAGAAACTCGGCTACCTCGAGAAAGAGGAGGACGTTCTGACCTACTGCCTCTTCCCACAGATCGCCAAGGAGTTCTTTGAGAGGAGAAAAAGAGGAATAAAGACTTCCCCAATGCCACCGGGTGCTCAAAAGCTCAAGCTCTACGTCAATGGAGTCGAGTTTGAGGTGGGGATTGAGGGCGTTGATTTGAGCGCGCTTAAATACTTGCCCCAAATAGCAGGTTCGGCTCAGACTCACACAACAGCTTCATCCATTGGCACGATGCCAGTTTCTGCCCCAAGTGTTCCTTCGCCTGTTCCCACCCCAGCTCCGGTCGCTCCTGCCGCGCCAGCGGCGCCGACTCCAACTCCAGCTGGCGAAGGCGTCGTCACGGCTCCAATGCCGGGCAAGATTCTTAGAATATTAGTCAAAGAAGGCGAACAAGTAAAGATGGGCCAGGGGCTGCTCATCCTCGAGGCCATGAAGATGGAGAACGAGATTCCAGCGCCAAAAGACGGTGTGGTTAAGAAAATCCTCGTGAAAGAAGGCGACACCGTAAACACGGGCGACCCACTAATGGAGATCGAGTAGCTACTCCTCTTTTCTCCCGTTTATCAGAACTATGTCTTCAAAGAATATGTGTCTCTTAGCGATAACCCTCGCAGTCAATCCGACTTTTTCCAGCCTTTTTAGTGTTTCCTCAACCCCTGTTATCGAGCTCTGGACTATCTGAACGACCCCGCCCGGTTTGAGGTAGTGCGGCACCTCATCTATGAACCTATCTAGGACTTCCCTTCCGCTTTCTCCACCGACGAGGGCCAGATCAATGAGCTGCTCCGGTTCACCGGGCAGGTAGGGAGCGTTGAAGGTTATCAAGTCAAATTCTCCCTCTACGTCCTCGAAGAGGTCACTGAGGCGGAACTCAACATTGTTAATACCGTTCAGTCTGGCGTTTTCTTTGGCCAGCTTTACCGCAATGGGGTTGATGTCAACACCGAGTACATAGCGAGCTTTCCTCGCCATCAAGAGCGCTATCAAACCTGTTCCCGTGCCCATATCAAGGGCAACGTCACCGGGCTTTACGGCGAGATTCTCCGCGAGCAGAAAGGTGTCTTCCGCGGGTTCGTACACCTGTGGGTGGAGCTTGAGCCTCAGGCCTTCATATTCCATGATCATGGTTGATAAAAGGAAAAGAGGGTTTATAGCCATGTCTATTTATTCCGGCCTGTAAAAGCGCTCCTCAAACGTCAGGAAGTCGGCCCATGAGGCGTGGGCAAGGAACTTGTAGCGCAGGTTGGGCCTGTCGTTTTCAAAGGCATCCTTCTTGTGGCTGTACCCCACGACCTCACCCACGAAGAGCGTATGGTCGCCGTAGGTTCTCTTATCCACCACGCGGCACTCGAGGTTGGCTATGGCCTCCTTTATGCTCGGCGTTGAGACCGCCTTTGATGGAACGAGGGTGACGTTCATCTCCCTGAGCTTGGAGGGGCCGCTCTTGGTTCCCGCTATCCACACGTCCCTAAGCATGTCCAGTCCCGGGACGCTAACCACGAACTCCCCGTACCTCTTCACGAGCCCGTGGGTGTAGCGCTTTGGGGATATTGCAACTCCAATCAGGAAAGGCCTGTGAGATAGCACTGTGACCCAGTCAGCGGCCATGACGTCCACTTCTTCCCCCCTTCCGGAGACTATCAAATAGGTCCGCATCGGGTACATGAGGCGATACATGCCTACCACCGGGGACACATACCCGCTGGTTGTTAAAAGGGTTGAGTCCTTCTCAGAATCCGCTACATGCGGAATGAACTTGATAGTGAGGCCGTAGTAGCTGGACACGAAGAAATCTTATGATGAAGTTCTGAACTAATCGGATTCTTTGAAAAAACCAAATTATTACGGAAGTAACGGAATAATCAAGGAGTTCCTCAGGTTTTTAGGCTTTTGCAGGATTTTTCCGAAAAATTTAAATTGACAGTGGCACACATCTCGATGCATCATTCAATACTGAGGTGAACAGATATGAACGAAAAAGTCGTTGTATCTTTGGTCGTTGCCCTGTTAGTGGCTTCAGTGTTAGCAGTTCCAACAACGGCCCAGGGACCAGATATGGTCAAGGTGGTTGTGACCGTGGACAAGGCAAAGTTCAACCCGGCGGGCATACCTAAAATCGGTGGCCACGTGGTTTACCGGTTCAAGCTGATTGACGCGGTGGTTCTCGAAGTTCCGGCAAACGCTATAGGAAAGCTCAAGAAGATGCCGGGCGTTGAGAAGGTCGAGTTCGACCACCAGGCGATTCTCCTTGGAAAACCACCGGGAGCCGGAAAGCCGAAGCCATCACAGCCCGCCCAGACAATTCCCTGGGGAATCGAGCGCGTTAAGGCTCCAGAAGCATGGAGTGTGACCGACGGCTCGACCAACGGCGTTATTCAAGTTGCCGTCCTCGACACCGGTGTTGACTACGATCACCCCGATTTGGCAGCTAACATAGCCTGGTGCGTGAGCACGCTCCGCGGTAAGATCTCCACAAAGCTCAGGGACTGCCAGGACCAGAACGGACACGGCACCCACGTCATTGGAACAATAGCGGCTCTCAACAACGAGATTGGAGTAGTTGGCGTTGCTCCTGGCGTCCAGATTTACTCGATAAGAGTTCTGGACGCGAGCGGAAGGGGCTCATACAGCGACATAGCGATTGGAATTGAGCAGGCCATCCTCGGTCCCGATGGAGTAGCTGACAAGGACGGCGACGGCATCATTGCGGGCGATCCCGACGATGACGCCGCCGAAGTCATAAGTATGTCCCTCGGTGGCTCAGCTGACGACAGCTACCTGCACCAGATGATACAGGAAGCCTACAAGGCAGGGATAGTTATAGTTGCAGCGAGCGGCAACGAAGGCGCTTCAAGCCCGAGCTATCCGGCGGCTTACCCGGAGGTCATAGCCGTTGGAGCTACCGACAGCAGTGACCAGGTTCCGTACTGGAGCAACAGGCAGCCGGAAGTCAGCGCTCCGGGTGTTGACATTCTCAGCACTTACCCGGACGACAGCTACGAGACCCTCATGGGGACCTCTATGGCGACCCCGCACGTCAGCGGTGTTGTTGCCCTCATTCAGGCGGCTCACTACCTCAAGTACGGCACTGTGTTGCCGGTTGGAACCTTTGATGACATGAGCAAGAACACGGTCAGGGGAATACTGCACATTACAGCAGACGACCGCGGGCCAGCAGGCTGGGACGAGGATTACGGCTACGGTATCGTTAGGGCCGACCTTGCAGTCCAGGCAGCCCTCGGTTGACTTCCTTTTTTCTGCCCTTTTTCTGCTTTATATTGCAGAAAAGCCTTGCAGGTTCTCAGAAAGCAGGAAAGAAAAGGAAAATCACTTCTTCCACTCTGTGTAGCCGCAGCGGCCGCAGCTCCAGCGGTCCTTGTGGTTGGCCATGAAAACGCCCGGCCCACAGCGCGGGCAGAACTTGTTCTTCCTGACGACCTTACCGCCCTTGACCTCGTAGAGCTTCCACTTCTGGCTGGTCTTTTTCTTCTTGGCCATCTACACCACCTCACTCCTCCTTCTTTTCGATCAAGCCGTCGCGAAGGAGTATGTACTCGGGCTCGATGTAGAGCATCCTCTCCCTCGTCTCGTAGGCCTTGGCGTAGCCCTTGGAAACGTTGCTTCCAAAGTAGCTCCTGATGTACTGGAGGACGGTCGTGTTCGGGTCGAGGTCGAGCATGGCAGCGAGCTTACCCTTCACCGCTTCCCTGCTCGGGGTAGGCTCGCCCTCGTGTATGATGTCGAAGTATATTTCCTTCCTCCCGAGGAGCTTGTTCTCCTTAATCTCGGTCACCTTAATCTCCATTTCGAACCACCTCCATCCTGGATAAGATGCGCGCACACCTGCGCTTGCATTCGGGTGTTACCTTTATAAGCACTACCCCCTCGTCGGGTTGACCGTAGAGGACTACCGAACCGGTGGGGGCGTAAAGTACGGCCGGAATGGCCGCCAGATCCTCCTCACCGTTCACCTTGATGTGAACACTCCGCCCTCTAAGGGCTATCCCGACACCTTTTCTGACGGCGTTTAATAAAGCTTTCGTCACGGTTCCCGGAGGATTTTTAACCGTCAAAACAACGGCATTTGAATCCACATCGGGGTTATAGTCCCTTCTTTTGGTTCTATGATCGTAGACCGCTAGGTTGGGTTCAATCCCCAATTTCAGAACGTTCTCCGTTACAACGTCCCCTACAGTCACTAAAAAAGCTCCCTTTATCCTGTCCTTGATTCTCAGATAGGGCTCCGGGATCTTCCCCCGGATGAGCTCGCCGAGGGGTTCCTTAAGCTCCTCTCTGAGCTGAGGGGTTAGAAGAAAGTAAAAGTCCGACATTTCATCTCACGCGGATTGCGTACTTTCCGGGCACTTTGGCAGCCTCGGGTATGCTCTCCCTGAGCTTTTTAGCTATCCTGCTCTCCGTGTCAATGATTATAACGAGATCGAACCACTCGTCGCTTAAATCCCTGCTCCCGCAGACGGGACAGCGGTCTTCGGTCGTTATGTAGTGGCAGTGCCTGCATGCTCTTTCTTTGGCCATGGATCACTCCTCCTTAGCTTTCTTTTTCTCCTTCTCTATCCAGTCCCTTTTACCGAGACCAGGCTGTCTCATGGTTAGGCCGATCTTGTTCTCCCTTATGACCCTGCTCTTGACGCTTATCGCTATTATCCTCGCCCTGACCTCGTCGCCAAGCTTTAGGAT contains:
- the spt4 gene encoding transcription elongation factor subunit Spt4 — translated: MAKERACRHCHYITTEDRCPVCGSRDLSDEWFDLVIIIDTESRIAKKLRESIPEAAKVPGKYAIRVR
- a CDS encoding flavin reductase family protein, with the translated sequence MYRLMYPMRTYLIVSGRGEEVDVMAADWVTVLSHRPFLIGVAISPKRYTHGLVKRYGEFVVSVPGLDMLRDVWIAGTKSGPSKLREMNVTLVPSKAVSTPSIKEAIANLECRVVDKRTYGDHTLFVGEVVGYSHKKDAFENDRPNLRYKFLAHASWADFLTFEERFYRPE
- a CDS encoding 30S ribosomal protein S27ae, translated to MAKKKKTSQKWKLYEVKGGKVVRKNKFCPRCGPGVFMANHKDRWSCGRCGYTEWKK
- a CDS encoding HemK2/MTQ2 family protein methyltransferase, with protein sequence MIMEYEGLRLKLHPQVYEPAEDTFLLAENLAVKPGDVALDMGTGTGLIALLMARKARYVLGVDINPIAVKLAKENARLNGINNVEFRLSDLFEDVEGEFDLITFNAPYLPGEPEQLIDLALVGGESGREVLDRFIDEVPHYLKPGGVVQIVQSSITGVEETLKRLEKVGLTARVIAKRHIFFEDIVLINGRKEE
- a CDS encoding GTP-dependent dephospho-CoA kinase yields the protein MSDFYFLLTPQLREELKEPLGELIRGKIPEPYLRIKDRIKGAFLVTVGDVVTENVLKLGIEPNLAVYDHRTKRRDYNPDVDSNAVVLTVKNPPGTVTKALLNAVRKGVGIALRGRSVHIKVNGEEDLAAIPAVLYAPTGSVVLYGQPDEGVVLIKVTPECKRRCARILSRMEVVRNGD
- a CDS encoding 30S ribosomal protein S24e; translated protein: MEIKVTEIKENKLLGRKEIYFDIIHEGEPTPSREAVKGKLAAMLDLDPNTTVLQYIRSYFGSNVSKGYAKAYETRERMLYIEPEYILLRDGLIEKKEE
- a CDS encoding S8 family peptidase; translated protein: MNEKVVVSLVVALLVASVLAVPTTAQGPDMVKVVVTVDKAKFNPAGIPKIGGHVVYRFKLIDAVVLEVPANAIGKLKKMPGVEKVEFDHQAILLGKPPGAGKPKPSQPAQTIPWGIERVKAPEAWSVTDGSTNGVIQVAVLDTGVDYDHPDLAANIAWCVSTLRGKISTKLRDCQDQNGHGTHVIGTIAALNNEIGVVGVAPGVQIYSIRVLDASGRGSYSDIAIGIEQAILGPDGVADKDGDGIIAGDPDDDAAEVISMSLGGSADDSYLHQMIQEAYKAGIVIVAASGNEGASSPSYPAAYPEVIAVGATDSSDQVPYWSNRQPEVSAPGVDILSTYPDDSYETLMGTSMATPHVSGVVALIQAAHYLKYGTVLPVGTFDDMSKNTVRGILHITADDRGPAGWDEDYGYGIVRADLAVQAALG